From one Streptomyces sp. SCSIO 30461 genomic stretch:
- a CDS encoding diacylglycerol kinase family protein, protein MRALLVVNPAATTTSARTRDVLIHALASEMKLEAVTTEYRGHARDLARRAAESADIDLVVALGGDGTVNEVVNGLLHAGPEPDALPRLAVVPGGSTNVFARALGLPNDPVEATGAILDALSLRSERTIGLGLTSGTPGTDDEGAPPRWFTFCAGFGFDAGVVGRVEQQRERGRKSTHALYIRQAARHFLDDPHRRRGAITLEGPGMEPVRDLALSIVCNTSPWTYLGNRPVYAAPDASFDTALDVLGLQRLSAPALARYATQLLTSTPERGPRGKHVVSLHDVAEFTLHSKAPLPFQMDGDHLGLRTSVTFTGVRRALRVIV, encoded by the coding sequence ATGCGCGCACTCCTTGTGGTCAATCCGGCAGCAACCACCACCAGTGCCCGCACACGTGACGTGCTGATCCACGCCCTCGCCAGCGAGATGAAACTGGAGGCCGTCACCACGGAGTACCGCGGCCACGCCCGCGACCTCGCCAGGCGCGCGGCGGAGTCCGCCGACATCGACCTGGTCGTGGCCCTCGGGGGCGACGGCACCGTCAACGAGGTCGTCAACGGGCTGCTGCACGCAGGCCCCGAACCGGACGCCCTCCCCCGGCTCGCCGTGGTCCCCGGCGGCTCCACCAATGTCTTCGCTCGGGCACTCGGGTTGCCCAACGATCCGGTGGAGGCGACCGGCGCCATTCTGGACGCGCTGAGCCTGCGCAGTGAGCGCACCATCGGACTCGGGCTGACGTCCGGCACGCCAGGTACGGACGACGAGGGGGCTCCGCCGCGCTGGTTCACCTTCTGCGCCGGATTCGGCTTCGATGCCGGAGTGGTCGGCCGGGTGGAACAGCAGCGCGAGCGCGGCAGGAAATCGACACACGCCCTCTACATACGCCAGGCGGCGCGCCACTTCCTGGACGACCCGCATCGCCGCCGTGGCGCGATCACCCTGGAGGGCCCCGGCATGGAGCCGGTGCGCGATCTCGCGCTGTCCATAGTCTGCAACACGTCCCCCTGGACCTACCTGGGCAATCGCCCGGTGTACGCGGCACCCGACGCATCGTTCGACACCGCCCTGGACGTCCTCGGACTGCAGCGGCTGTCGGCCCCCGCGCTGGCCCGCTACGCCACCCAGCTGCTCACTTCGACCCCGGAGCGCGGCCCTCGCGGCAAGCACGTGGTGTCACTTCACGATGTAGCGGAGTTCACCTTGCATTCGAAGGCTCCACTACCCTTCCAGATGGATGGTGACCATCTGGGCCTGCGCACGAGCGTGACGTTCACAGGCGTTCGCCGTGCACTGCGTGTGATTGTGTGA
- a CDS encoding SigB/SigF/SigG family RNA polymerase sigma factor, translating to MSDGEGPVRDEERVPGTPHDGRAAPADPGYAPAGIPEQQARPHPAVDGHDGVSAVPEAPEQAQAGGTSQAKDWGRAAHMSEQHEQHSENHPDRADDPARSGPASQAARTDAGRARSEPNTRSDDRSEARSMFITLRGLPEGSPERAELRNQLVRMHLPLVEHLARRFRNRGEPLDDLTQVATIGLIKSVDRFDPERGVEFSTYATPTVVGEIKRHFRDKGWAVRVPRRLQELRLSLTTATAELSQQHGRSPTVHELAERLGISEEEVLEGLESANAYSTLSLDVPDTDDESPAVADTLGAEDEALEGVEYRESLKPLLEDLPPREKRILLLRFFGNMTQSQIAQEVGISQMHVSRLLARTLAQLREKLLVEE from the coding sequence GTGAGCGACGGGGAAGGTCCGGTGCGGGACGAGGAGCGCGTTCCCGGTACGCCGCACGACGGACGTGCGGCCCCGGCGGATCCGGGGTACGCCCCAGCGGGCATCCCGGAGCAGCAGGCCAGGCCCCACCCGGCGGTGGACGGACATGACGGCGTGTCGGCGGTGCCGGAGGCGCCGGAGCAGGCGCAGGCTGGGGGTACCTCCCAGGCGAAGGACTGGGGGAGGGCGGCCCATATGAGCGAGCAGCACGAGCAGCACTCCGAGAACCACCCGGATCGCGCGGACGACCCGGCCCGGTCCGGCCCCGCCAGTCAGGCGGCCCGCACGGACGCCGGTCGCGCGCGCTCCGAGCCGAACACCCGGAGCGACGACCGAAGCGAGGCGCGGTCGATGTTCATCACCCTGCGGGGGCTGCCCGAGGGCTCCCCCGAGCGGGCGGAGCTGCGCAATCAGCTGGTTCGGATGCATCTGCCGCTGGTCGAGCACCTGGCCCGCCGGTTCCGCAACAGGGGCGAGCCCCTGGACGATCTGACACAGGTCGCCACCATCGGCCTGATCAAGTCGGTGGACCGGTTCGATCCGGAGCGGGGTGTCGAGTTCTCGACCTACGCCACGCCCACGGTCGTCGGTGAGATCAAGCGCCATTTCCGTGACAAGGGCTGGGCCGTCCGGGTGCCGAGGCGGCTCCAGGAGCTGCGGCTGTCGCTGACCACGGCGACGGCGGAGTTGTCGCAGCAGCACGGACGCTCACCGACCGTGCATGAGCTGGCCGAGCGGCTCGGCATCTCCGAAGAGGAGGTCCTGGAGGGGCTGGAGTCGGCCAACGCGTACTCCACGCTGTCTCTTGACGTGCCCGACACGGACGACGAGTCACCGGCGGTGGCCGACACCCTGGGCGCGGAGGACGAGGCGCTGGAAGGCGTCGAGTACCGGGAGTCGCTGAAGCCGCTGCTGGAGGATCTGCCACCGAGGGAGAAGCGGATCCTGCTGCTGCGGTTCTTCGGGAACATGACGCAGTCGCAGATCGCGCAGGAAGTCGGGATCTCGCAGATGCACGTGTCGCGACTGCTGGCACGGACGCTGGCGCAGCTGCGCGAGAAGCTCCTGGTCGAGGAGTGA
- a CDS encoding anti-sigma regulatory factor yields the protein MSQIAGEPGNQDFVEVRLPAAGAYLSVLRTATAGLAARLDFTLDEIEDLRIAVDEACAILLQQAVPGSVLSCVFRLVDDSLEVTVSAPTTDGRAPERDTFAWTVLSALAGKVDSSVADDRTVSISLYKQRGAGPGPA from the coding sequence GTGTCCCAGATCGCAGGCGAGCCCGGGAACCAGGACTTCGTGGAAGTCCGGCTGCCGGCTGCGGGTGCCTACCTTTCCGTGCTGCGTACGGCCACCGCCGGACTCGCGGCACGCTTGGACTTCACCCTCGACGAGATCGAGGACCTGCGCATCGCGGTCGACGAGGCCTGCGCGATCCTGCTCCAGCAGGCCGTCCCGGGATCCGTCCTCAGCTGCGTCTTCCGGCTCGTCGACGACTCCCTGGAGGTCACGGTCTCGGCCCCGACCACCGACGGGCGCGCACCGGAGCGCGACACCTTCGCCTGGACGGTGCTCTCGGCACTGGCCGGCAAGGTCGACTCCTCCGTGGCCGACGACCGTACGGTGTCCATCAGCCTGTACAAACAGCGCGGCGCGGGACCCGGGCCGGCGTGA
- a CDS encoding UBP-type zinc finger domain-containing protein: protein MSECPHVLDLPRPEPAQLSDTCRECLVDGTHPVQLRLCLHCGHVGCCDSSVNRHATRHAEEEGHPVIRTLEPGESWRWCHTDGSIV from the coding sequence ATGAGCGAGTGCCCCCATGTTCTCGACCTGCCGCGCCCCGAGCCCGCACAACTGAGCGATACCTGCCGGGAATGCCTGGTGGACGGAACGCACCCCGTACAGCTGCGACTCTGCCTGCACTGCGGGCATGTGGGCTGCTGCGACTCCTCGGTGAACCGGCATGCCACCCGGCACGCCGAAGAGGAGGGTCACCCGGTCATCCGGACCCTGGAACCCGGGGAGAGCTGGCGCTGGTGCCACACGGACGGTTCGATCGTCTGA
- a CDS encoding Na+/H+ antiporter — protein MDALPLVALIAASAVIAAAARRTPVPPPLLLVTVGLAASYVPGVPSYTLDPHIVLPLVLPPLLHTAALESSYLDLRANIRPIALLSVGYVLFATLAVGYLAYLLVPDLPLPAALVLGAVVAPPDAVAATAIARRLGLPHRITTILQGESLVNDATAITAYRVALAAAIGEGVTWAGAVGEFLLAAVGGIAVGLILMVPIHWLRTHLKEALLQNTLSLLIPFVAYAAAEQVGASGVLAVVVVALFLGHRAWQVDFATRLQEAAVWKMVSFLLETSVFMLIGLQLPYVVQGLGDYSMGQAMWYAVAVFVMVVVIRYVWVFPATFLPRALSSRIRQREPGVSWKAPVIVGWAGMRGVVSLAIAFSIPLAVHGGEPFPARNLVLFLTFTTVIGTLVVQGLTLPPLIRALRLPGRDVQAETLAEAQAQSEASRKAEERLDALLADERNTLPGPLADRLRGVLERRRNAVWERLGAGNPITGESADDTYRRLAREVIDAERAVFVQLRDERRIDDEMMRTLLRRLDLEEAAAYREGAD, from the coding sequence ATGGACGCACTGCCCCTGGTGGCACTGATCGCGGCGAGCGCGGTGATCGCCGCGGCGGCCCGCAGAACGCCGGTGCCGCCGCCGCTGTTGCTGGTGACCGTGGGGCTGGCCGCCTCGTACGTGCCAGGCGTGCCGTCGTACACCCTCGACCCGCACATCGTGCTGCCGCTGGTGCTGCCTCCGCTGCTGCACACGGCCGCGCTGGAGAGCTCGTACCTCGACCTCCGGGCCAACATCCGGCCGATCGCCCTGCTGTCCGTGGGCTACGTGCTGTTCGCGACCCTCGCGGTCGGCTATCTCGCCTATCTTCTGGTGCCCGATCTGCCGTTGCCCGCCGCGTTGGTGCTCGGTGCCGTCGTGGCGCCCCCGGACGCGGTGGCGGCCACCGCCATCGCCCGTCGCCTCGGACTGCCGCATCGCATCACCACGATCCTCCAGGGCGAGTCCCTGGTGAACGACGCCACCGCGATCACCGCCTACCGGGTGGCGCTGGCCGCTGCCATCGGCGAGGGGGTGACCTGGGCGGGGGCCGTCGGCGAGTTCCTGCTCGCGGCCGTCGGCGGGATCGCGGTCGGGCTGATCCTGATGGTGCCGATCCACTGGCTGCGCACACATCTGAAGGAAGCGCTGCTCCAGAACACCCTGTCGTTGCTCATCCCCTTCGTCGCCTATGCCGCCGCCGAGCAGGTCGGGGCGTCCGGAGTGCTCGCGGTCGTCGTCGTAGCGCTCTTCCTGGGGCATCGTGCCTGGCAGGTGGACTTCGCCACCCGGCTACAGGAAGCGGCCGTGTGGAAGATGGTCTCCTTCCTCCTGGAAACCTCGGTCTTCATGCTGATCGGACTGCAACTGCCCTACGTGGTCCAGGGACTCGGGGACTACAGCATGGGGCAGGCCATGTGGTACGCCGTCGCCGTGTTCGTCATGGTGGTGGTGATCCGCTACGTGTGGGTCTTCCCCGCCACGTTCCTGCCGAGGGCACTGTCGAGCCGGATCAGGCAGCGTGAGCCCGGGGTGAGCTGGAAGGCGCCCGTGATCGTGGGCTGGGCCGGGATGCGCGGCGTGGTCTCGCTGGCCATCGCCTTCTCGATCCCGCTCGCCGTGCACGGCGGGGAGCCCTTCCCCGCCCGCAACCTGGTGCTGTTCCTGACCTTCACGACGGTCATCGGGACCCTGGTCGTGCAGGGCCTCACCCTTCCGCCGCTGATCCGGGCGCTGCGGCTGCCGGGTCGTGACGTACAGGCCGAGACCCTCGCCGAGGCCCAGGCGCAGAGCGAGGCTTCCCGTAAGGCCGAGGAGCGTCTCGACGCGTTGCTGGCCGACGAACGCAACACGCTTCCCGGCCCGCTCGCCGACCGCCTGCGCGGGGTGCTGGAGCGCCGCAGGAACGCCGTGTGGGAGCGGCTGGGCGCGGGCAATCCCATCACGGGGGAGTCCGCCGACGACACCTACCGGCGGCTCGCGCGGGAGGTGATCGACGCCGAGCGTGCGGTCTTCGTGCAGCTGCGCGACGAGCGGCGGATCGATGACGAGATGATGCGCACCCTGTTGCGGCGGCTGGACCTGGAGGAGGCGGCCGCCTACCGGGAGGGCGCGGACTGA
- a CDS encoding pyridoxal-phosphate dependent enzyme encodes MNAIDLGSLRPRLPSPLEPVDDERFTRHGVRLLLKRDDLIHPALPGNKWRKLAPNLTAAAGRPILTFGGAYSNHLRATAAAGRLLGFPTIGIVRGEELAGRPLNPSLARCAADGMVLRFVDRATYRRKHEPGVPASLVERFGIGQEGDGCYVVPEGGSNALAAQGCTDLGRELRGATDVVAVACGTGGTLAGLAAGLARSAQVPAKRPAKALGIPVLRGGFLAEAVASLQRQAFGGRTGDWRLDDRFHFGGYARTTPELDAFAADFEQRHGLPVERLYVAKLLYALVTLTGEGAFPSGTTVTAVITGSPDPAAARSPGEDAQSAPSR; translated from the coding sequence GTGAACGCGATCGACCTCGGCAGTCTCCGACCCCGGCTCCCCTCCCCCCTGGAGCCGGTCGACGACGAGCGCTTCACCCGGCACGGCGTCAGGTTGCTGCTCAAGCGCGACGACCTGATCCACCCCGCCCTGCCGGGAAACAAGTGGCGCAAGCTCGCGCCGAATCTGACCGCCGCGGCCGGCCGGCCCATACTCACCTTCGGCGGGGCGTACTCGAACCATCTGCGCGCCACCGCCGCGGCGGGACGCCTGCTGGGCTTCCCGACCATCGGGATCGTCCGCGGCGAGGAACTCGCCGGCCGCCCCCTCAACCCCTCGCTGGCCCGCTGCGCGGCGGACGGCATGGTGCTGCGCTTCGTGGACCGGGCCACGTACCGCCGCAAGCACGAACCCGGCGTGCCGGCCTCCCTGGTCGAGCGATTCGGTATCGGGCAGGAAGGCGACGGCTGCTACGTCGTCCCCGAAGGCGGCAGCAACGCCCTTGCCGCCCAGGGCTGCACGGACCTGGGACGCGAACTGCGCGGTGCCACGGACGTGGTAGCCGTGGCCTGCGGTACGGGCGGGACACTCGCCGGACTGGCCGCCGGGCTGGCCCGCTCCGCGCAGGTGCCCGCGAAGAGACCCGCGAAAGCCCTGGGCATCCCCGTACTCCGGGGCGGGTTCCTGGCCGAGGCCGTCGCCTCCCTCCAGCGGCAGGCATTCGGCGGCCGGACGGGCGACTGGCGGCTGGACGACCGGTTCCACTTCGGTGGCTACGCACGGACCACTCCGGAGTTGGACGCCTTCGCCGCGGACTTCGAGCAGCGGCACGGGCTCCCCGTCGAGCGCCTCTACGTCGCCAAACTGCTCTACGCCCTTGTCACACTCACCGGCGAAGGCGCCTTCCCCTCCGGGACCACCGTGACCGCCGTGATCACGGGAAGCCCGGACCCGGCAGCGGCACGATCACCGGGAGAGGACGCTCAGTCCGCGCCCTCCCGGTAG
- a CDS encoding family 2B encapsulin nanocompartment shell protein, translated as MSVGSVGSVGGEVRDGGQDAAVTQQSLGTAAARNLATTTKSAPQMQEITSRWLLRMLPWVEVQGGTYRVNRRLSYSVGDGRVTFIQTGGQVQVIPAELGELPSLRGFEDAAVLAELAQRCRQREFAPGEVLATKGETADRVFLIAHGRVERIGTGPYGDEAVLGVLADGSYLGDRSLVDGDAVWDSTARAATTCVVLQLTRQDVLTLADRSETLAAHLVSMVSLPHQRTNKYGEAAIDLSAGHVGEAVVPHTYVDYEAAPREYELSVAQTVLKVHSRVADLYNQPMNQTEQQLRLTVEALRERQEDELVNNREFGLLANCDYDQRLQPHDGVPGPDDLDELLSRRRGSKLFLAHPRAIAAFGRECSKRGLYPDTVDIGGSRIPAWRGVPIFPCNKIPISDARTTSIICMRTGEDDQGVVGLRQSGIPDEIEPSLSVRFMGIDEQAIISYLVTAYYSAAVLVPDALGVLENVEVSRWR; from the coding sequence ATGTCGGTCGGTTCGGTTGGTTCGGTTGGTGGCGAGGTCCGCGACGGCGGCCAGGACGCGGCGGTGACTCAGCAGAGTCTTGGCACGGCCGCCGCGAGGAACCTGGCGACCACCACCAAGTCGGCGCCCCAGATGCAGGAGATCACCTCCAGGTGGCTGCTGCGGATGCTGCCGTGGGTCGAGGTCCAGGGCGGTACGTACCGGGTGAACCGCCGTCTCAGCTATTCCGTGGGCGACGGGAGGGTCACCTTCATCCAGACCGGGGGTCAGGTGCAGGTCATCCCGGCGGAACTCGGGGAGCTTCCCTCGCTGCGGGGATTCGAGGACGCGGCGGTGCTGGCCGAGCTGGCGCAGCGATGCCGGCAGCGGGAGTTCGCGCCGGGCGAGGTGCTGGCCACGAAGGGGGAGACGGCGGACCGGGTGTTCCTGATCGCCCATGGCCGCGTGGAGCGGATCGGCACCGGACCCTACGGCGACGAGGCGGTGCTCGGAGTCCTGGCCGACGGCTCCTACCTCGGTGACCGGTCGCTGGTCGACGGCGACGCGGTCTGGGACTCCACGGCCAGGGCAGCCACCACATGTGTGGTGCTCCAGCTGACCCGCCAGGATGTGCTGACCCTCGCCGACCGGTCCGAGACGCTGGCCGCCCATCTGGTGTCGATGGTGTCCCTGCCGCACCAGCGCACCAACAAGTACGGCGAGGCCGCCATCGACCTGTCGGCGGGGCATGTCGGCGAGGCGGTTGTTCCGCATACCTATGTCGACTATGAAGCGGCGCCCCGCGAATACGAGCTGAGTGTCGCTCAGACCGTCCTGAAGGTGCACAGCAGGGTTGCCGACCTCTACAACCAGCCGATGAACCAGACCGAGCAGCAGTTGCGGCTCACGGTGGAGGCGCTGCGTGAGCGCCAGGAGGACGAGCTCGTCAACAACAGGGAGTTCGGGCTCCTGGCGAACTGCGACTACGATCAGCGGCTCCAGCCGCACGACGGGGTGCCCGGTCCCGACGACCTGGACGAGCTGCTGTCCCGTCGGCGCGGCTCCAAGCTCTTCCTCGCACACCCGCGTGCCATTGCCGCCTTCGGACGCGAGTGCAGCAAGCGGGGCCTCTACCCGGACACCGTGGACATCGGCGGCAGCCGTATCCCGGCATGGCGTGGTGTGCCCATCTTCCCCTGCAACAAGATCCCGATCTCGGACGCCCGGACGACCTCCATCATCTGTATGCGTACGGGCGAGGACGACCAGGGCGTGGTCGGGCTCCGGCAGAGCGGCATCCCCGACGAGATCGAGCCGAGCCTGTCGGTGCGCTTCATGGGCATCGACGAGCAGGCGATCATCTCCTACCTGGTCACCGCCTACTACTCGGCTGCCGTTCTGGTTCCCGACGCCCTGGGTGTGCTGGAGAACGTCGAGGTGAGCCGCTGGCGCTAG
- a CDS encoding family 2 encapsulin nanocompartment cargo protein polyprenyl transferase, whose product MTGTDTATEGQEAAALLERTRTAVTPRLRDTVESLPGSIRRIAMYHFGWERADGSPAAGSAGKAIRPALVLAAAQALGGDAQHAVRAAAAVELAHNFTLLHDDVIDEDRTRRHRPTAWTVFGTPDAIIAGDAMLALALRLLAEDRHPAAAAASARLAACVIELCAGQQTDCAFEELDPHEVSLDECLAMATAKTGALLGCSCALGAIYAGAGEEEVAAMDAFGREAGLAFQLIDDLIGIWGDPERTGKPAGADLAAHKKSLPVVAALSSGTAAGGELAELYKRPMDTESVRRAADAVERAGGRDWAQMEAADRMARAVQQLSRAVPDLGAAGDLLALAEFVTRRTR is encoded by the coding sequence ATGACCGGTACGGACACCGCCACCGAAGGCCAGGAGGCCGCGGCACTCCTGGAGCGCACCAGGACAGCCGTCACGCCGCGGCTGCGGGACACCGTGGAGTCGCTGCCCGGGTCCATACGGCGCATTGCCATGTATCACTTCGGCTGGGAGCGCGCCGACGGAAGCCCGGCTGCAGGCTCGGCGGGCAAGGCCATCCGGCCCGCGCTGGTGCTCGCCGCGGCCCAGGCGCTCGGCGGGGATGCCCAGCACGCTGTGCGGGCAGCCGCCGCGGTCGAGCTCGCCCACAACTTCACCCTGCTGCACGACGATGTCATCGATGAGGACCGCACACGCAGGCACCGGCCCACGGCATGGACCGTGTTCGGTACGCCCGACGCCATCATCGCCGGTGACGCCATGCTCGCCCTCGCCCTGCGGCTGCTCGCCGAGGACCGGCACCCGGCCGCCGCCGCGGCGTCCGCCAGGCTCGCGGCCTGCGTGATCGAGCTGTGTGCGGGACAGCAGACCGACTGCGCCTTCGAGGAGCTCGATCCGCACGAGGTGTCCCTCGACGAGTGCCTTGCCATGGCCACGGCGAAGACGGGAGCCTTGCTGGGCTGCTCCTGCGCCCTGGGCGCCATCTACGCGGGTGCCGGCGAGGAGGAGGTCGCGGCCATGGACGCCTTCGGACGGGAGGCGGGTCTGGCGTTCCAGCTCATCGACGATCTGATCGGGATCTGGGGCGACCCTGAGCGCACGGGCAAGCCCGCGGGGGCCGACCTCGCGGCGCACAAGAAATCGCTCCCGGTGGTCGCGGCCCTCAGCTCGGGCACGGCGGCGGGAGGGGAGCTGGCTGAGCTCTACAAGCGCCCCATGGACACGGAATCCGTGCGCCGCGCCGCTGATGCGGTCGAACGGGCCGGGGGGCGAGACTGGGCCCAGATGGAGGCGGCGGACCGGATGGCAAGGGCGGTGCAGCAGTTGTCCCGGGCGGTGCCGGACCTCGGGGCGGCCGGTGATCTGCTGGCTCTCGCCGAGTTCGTCACCCGGCGCACCCGCTGA
- a CDS encoding GNAT family N-acetyltransferase gives MGVRVRQAGAGDREAVARLLDEAFMHDPVSSWVFPDESHRRKVHGVFMGIFLDTALAEGRVDMTVDGKAVALWLQVPAGPPDPDDDTPARMREVADPDNERAEMVGRLTGAVHPHDRAHEYLLLIAVSPERQGEGLGTALIAPVLERCDREGVPAYLEASSLRSSRLYERLGFAFTGREIELPDGPCMWPMWREPATAPSGG, from the coding sequence ATGGGCGTACGGGTAAGGCAGGCCGGAGCGGGCGACCGTGAGGCGGTGGCACGCCTGCTGGACGAGGCATTCATGCACGACCCGGTGAGCAGCTGGGTCTTCCCCGACGAGAGCCACCGCCGCAAGGTGCACGGCGTGTTCATGGGCATCTTCCTCGACACCGCACTCGCCGAAGGGCGGGTGGACATGACGGTGGACGGGAAGGCTGTGGCCCTCTGGCTCCAGGTGCCCGCGGGGCCGCCCGACCCCGACGACGACACACCGGCCCGGATGCGTGAGGTGGCGGACCCGGACAACGAGCGCGCCGAGATGGTCGGCCGGCTCACCGGCGCGGTCCATCCACACGACCGGGCCCATGAGTACCTGCTGCTCATCGCCGTTTCCCCGGAGCGCCAGGGCGAGGGGCTGGGTACCGCGCTGATCGCCCCGGTGCTGGAGCGTTGCGACCGGGAGGGGGTCCCCGCGTATCTGGAGGCGAGCAGCCTCCGTAGCAGCAGGCTCTACGAGCGCCTCGGGTTCGCTTTCACGGGGCGCGAGATCGAGCTGCCGGACGGCCCGTGCATGTGGCCCATGTGGCGGGAGCCCGCCACCGCCCCGTCGGGAGGCTGA
- a CDS encoding TetR family transcriptional regulator — MARNPERRIALVDAAIEVLAREGARGLTFRAVDIEAGVPTGTASNYFANRDDLFTQAGARIHVRMAPDPADADAAMRQSPTRGLYVDLMRWLLRRMTAERTGYLALLEMRLEATRRPTLAAELNKAVRAELDANRLLHLGSGLPGDADAFLTLYLAMTGLMLEHFTLPGVLADRELDQLVETMVNRIIPES, encoded by the coding sequence GTGGCCAGAAACCCTGAGCGCAGGATCGCGCTGGTGGACGCCGCCATCGAGGTGCTGGCGCGGGAAGGAGCCCGCGGCCTCACCTTCCGGGCCGTGGACATCGAGGCCGGGGTACCGACGGGGACAGCGTCCAACTACTTCGCGAACCGCGATGACCTGTTCACCCAGGCGGGAGCCCGGATCCATGTGCGTATGGCCCCGGACCCCGCGGATGCGGACGCGGCGATGCGGCAGAGCCCGACCCGCGGGCTCTACGTCGATCTGATGCGATGGCTGCTGCGGCGCATGACGGCCGAGCGCACCGGCTATCTCGCCCTGCTGGAGATGCGCCTGGAGGCCACGCGGCGTCCCACACTGGCGGCCGAGCTGAACAAGGCGGTCCGTGCCGAGCTCGATGCCAACCGTCTGCTGCACCTCGGCTCGGGCCTGCCTGGCGACGCGGACGCGTTCCTCACCCTCTATCTGGCCATGACGGGGCTGATGCTGGAGCACTTCACACTGCCCGGAGTGCTCGCCGACCGGGAGCTCGACCAGCTCGTGGAGACCATGGTCAACCGGATCATCCCGGAGAGCTGA
- a CDS encoding dihydrofolate reductase family protein: MRKLTYFIACSIDGFIGDPKGDASSMFAFVDDEFLEFLKAEYPETISAEGRRLLGLDGLENVRFDTVIQGRGSYQLGLDAGMTSPYGHLREYVASRTLETSPDPHVRILSGDLVAAVRELKAEDGGLGIWLCGGSEIAGELVDEIDELVIKTYPQVYGSGMPMFGSGFSPTDFSLDDVRVFGNGALVRTYTRCTS, encoded by the coding sequence TTGCGTAAGCTCACGTACTTCATCGCCTGCTCGATCGACGGCTTCATCGGCGATCCGAAGGGCGATGCCTCGTCCATGTTCGCCTTCGTCGACGACGAGTTCCTGGAATTCCTCAAGGCGGAGTACCCGGAGACCATTTCGGCCGAGGGTCGCAGGCTGCTCGGACTCGACGGACTGGAGAACGTGCGCTTCGACACGGTGATCCAGGGCCGCGGTAGCTATCAGCTTGGGTTGGACGCCGGGATGACCAGCCCGTACGGCCATCTGCGCGAGTACGTGGCCTCCCGCACCCTTGAGACGTCCCCGGATCCCCATGTGCGGATTCTGTCAGGCGACCTCGTCGCCGCGGTCCGTGAGCTCAAGGCGGAAGACGGGGGGCTCGGCATCTGGTTGTGCGGTGGCTCGGAGATCGCTGGCGAGTTGGTCGATGAGATCGACGAGCTTGTGATCAAGACCTATCCGCAGGTGTACGGGTCCGGTATGCCGATGTTCGGCTCCGGATTCTCGCCCACCGACTTCTCGCTGGACGATGTGCGCGTGTTCGGCAACGGGGCGCTCGTGCGCACGTACACCAGGTGTACGTCCTGA
- a CDS encoding DUF6304 family protein, translating into MSSESTDVWTGWYRDRRGAEAIAIAVAVNGRDVRTRIRGIAYGGSGFASLAAADSGEPLAGCVLEWDLPLPVTLAGTEHQATLSCLLTLGERGSDGRPDRADLNLTLHFGGAAYESGIAGGDFDEALARIRRRLPHGADYGRSLPESA; encoded by the coding sequence ATGTCATCGGAGTCGACGGACGTATGGACCGGCTGGTACCGGGACCGCCGTGGTGCGGAAGCGATCGCCATCGCGGTCGCCGTGAACGGGCGGGATGTGCGCACCCGCATCAGGGGAATCGCTTACGGGGGCTCGGGATTCGCCTCCTTGGCCGCGGCGGATTCGGGCGAACCGCTCGCCGGCTGTGTACTGGAATGGGACCTGCCGCTGCCGGTCACCCTGGCTGGGACCGAGCATCAGGCCACGCTCAGCTGCCTGCTGACGCTCGGCGAACGCGGGTCCGACGGACGGCCGGACCGGGCCGATCTCAATCTGACCCTGCACTTCGGCGGCGCGGCGTACGAATCCGGGATCGCGGGCGGTGACTTCGACGAGGCGCTGGCTCGTATCCGACGCCGGCTGCCCCACGGTGCGGACTACGGACGGAGCTTGCCCGAAAGCGCCTGA
- the sodN gene encoding superoxide dismutase, Ni: MLSRLFAPKVKVSAHCDLPCGVYDPAQARIEAESVKAVQEKMAANDDAHFQARATVIKEQRAELAKHHVSVLWSDYFKPPHFEKYPQLHQLVNDTLKALSAAKASTDPKTGEKALELIAEIDRIFWETKKA; this comes from the coding sequence ATGCTCTCCCGCCTGTTTGCCCCCAAGGTGAAGGTCAGCGCGCACTGCGACCTCCCCTGCGGTGTGTACGACCCGGCCCAGGCCCGTATCGAGGCCGAATCGGTCAAGGCCGTCCAGGAGAAGATGGCCGCCAACGACGACGCGCACTTCCAGGCCCGTGCGACGGTCATCAAGGAGCAGCGCGCGGAGCTCGCGAAGCACCACGTCTCGGTGCTGTGGAGCGACTACTTCAAGCCGCCGCACTTCGAGAAGTACCCGCAACTGCACCAGTTGGTCAACGACACCCTCAAGGCACTGTCCGCGGCCAAGGCGTCCACCGACCCGAAGACGGGCGAGAAGGCGCTTGAGCTCATCGCCGAGATCGACCGCATCTTCTGGGAGACCAAGAAGGCTTGA